A window of Leptotrichia wadei contains these coding sequences:
- the rpsP gene encoding 30S ribosomal protein S16 codes for MLKLRLTRLGRKKVPFYRIVAMEALSRRDGKAVAYLGTFNPLVEDDKQVVLKEDEILKYLSNGAQPTETVKSILTKAGVWAKFQETKKK; via the coding sequence ATGTTAAAATTAAGATTGACTAGATTAGGAAGAAAGAAAGTCCCTTTTTATAGAATAGTAGCTATGGAGGCTTTATCTAGAAGAGATGGAAAAGCTGTTGCTTATCTTGGAACTTTTAATCCACTTGTTGAAGATGATAAACAAGTAGTATTAAAGGAAGATGAAATCTTGAAATACTTATCAAATGGAGCACAACCAACTGAAACTGTTAAAAGTATTTTAACAAAAGCTGGAGTTTGGGCTAAATTTCAAGAAACTAAGAAAAAATAG
- a CDS encoding autotransporter-associated N-terminal domain-containing protein: MINNLRVLKKELKSFAKRVKNFKYTESALITFLLTGLIELTGVSFNLFSAENEIQAQTKAINTSITSIKSDFRFARHENNKLLKKTNLELVKLMEQGDHVVKSPWSSWQYGINGFYNSWQGSYKGRGDKTADYKYERDKTMSKTKYEAYPHTLYGNTTELGLKQEPNASIPVSATLNPLIPKVKHANVSMAVDISELPSFNPRTVTPPTAPTISPMKGINTPSFSMKSSSLSNWGESHFDNANTASNGVIESVAILGGDFNVERLDPGSASRWKYNYTGYRVKNAFNTGNMTSDYIISGITNILTPNSEITVPSRTVAASNSKSGFLRMTNDSPVSQGSTLLNQATFTYTNSSGGNYVRELAHLDMHGSNSFSTERGKLLAITGLKASVVPNFDDVSTIAQNTTGSTKSQTFINAGKIIIKGDQASFTNSYDHDWDDQNRVASVINTEDGEVSVSPLDPNNKGSAVFIVSPEIDKAGNPQIFYNAGKINLYSKKSAIFFLNPNGDVRWNHDGSFHERNYENNRLGLPDNDQDDPREITIVNRARGNNKIISYGDGNVGIYLKTSKYIKVTNLDFRTQNLTDYVTKNGTWAPMIMYGDNNIGLYAPKDTESQLFVGDPGPIIGNFAVSIGDSNGNYFLNNNDDAYIDSSYGIFSSVNIDLSNDVKDIKSGHQITINKNSKNGIGVLTSNNAEIKLGAGKIELNGGFDNTGIVIGGSKASSGDVKDTDGSVIGDVISINGISNADRGNRAIYAWDGNNRGNSVEVNAIKSENTINSIAIVAEKNAKITVNGTASSNPSIIGTTDGTGFEYGVKINDSKYVYDPNRVVSATDATSTDNVGAAYANNEAVITINRTSVPSVANGPNISIEGGIDTYAKKIIGFGLFADNKAKINAQNNWIKVTNGATNVASLSNAEIDLKGATVEYKGEGYALYTNTTSKNSGAINMSDAKLVLDGKAVGYVHYQDQPNMITVNPNTSIDILDDDVIVADLRKTSGQVTVNVENKATPDRLRDQLIGGVGSVGSTNGKTRYKYAVVDNAQINIKSAVDKADNSGTDTDSEVFAKRFLYQNSKIDVTTAGSVKAELDDTQMKAIDVNLKTPVGLAVTASAQTKDNDTTGISNSGTVSTDKTVGSDRGGIGLYVDYGYINNNAAGTVNVEKGTVNNPNDKAIGIFGTNSTKIVNDGKVNAGGKKSIGILGLSYRIDSKTGLAINPADETYYSNVITNNGTKFGTVNVENGATGKITMDNDGAVGIFVKNNSIDKNSFGNYVVTNPSDIRTKNDTRGVNKGEITINGSNSSVGIGANNGIITNASSGKINVNGTKSAGMYGTNDSDLINNGEINVAATSAGNESIGMYIDDQVSTIANTGKINVGKSSYGIYGKDVNMTAGEINVADDGVGVYSTGPSVNLSGGKIDVANNNSVGVYIADDSKNPQATTVTSSVDMKVGDTDSFGYLITASKAKTDLTINSTANSIHVGEKSVYVYSGAPQSLGGKVINKSDIVMDKNNGYGIYSSQDAENYGSIDLRAGIGNIGIYSTQGNGKNFGVIAVGSSNVTSKQYGIGMATGYYNEITKVSTNEGTIENYGTINVSDDNSVGIYAVGSGSKAINKGTINLSGNNTTGMYIDRYATGENYGTIQTTPTTNGTGIKGVVVANGGVIKNYGTINIVGSKNIGVYAFRGDVTDSSYVPYEAHGTGNVSTRPYLEGTATDQKVTGKAIVKVPPASLPSSVSISIDGVDVAPVKVDTNIASPEAPEVLITDLSGVTKLNLETEKMDHNHTHSNGEISTIGMYVDTSGINYTNPIQGLNNLSGLTDVDLIMGTEVTKYLNAKAIQIGDNILKPYNNALASVVSTGVTLNVNSASLTWIAQPVESGNIAAPIKTVYMVKIPYTDFASKNDVDTEHFLDGLEQRYGVEGIHSREKQIFNKLNDLGKGEPHIFAQAVNEMKGYEYSNTQQRINATGNALDKEFKYLWKDWRNPSKQNNKIKVFGMKDEYKTNTAGVIDYDSNAWGVAYVHEDEKVQIGKSIGWYAGAVTNRFKFKDLGKSREDETMVKLGIFKTMSPRKDYNGALQWTIAGDIFGGINNMYRKYWVVDDTFEAKSTYNSYGAALKNELGYDIRMSERTHLRPYGALKMEYGRFNEIKENSGQMRLEVKGNDYFSVKPEAGLEFKYIQPLAVRTQLSIGLTAAYENEISKLNKLNQARVRYTTADWYNLRNEKENRRENGKFDLNIGVDNTRFGMTVNAGYDTKGNNVRGGIGFRAIY; encoded by the coding sequence ATGATAAATAATTTGAGAGTTTTAAAGAAAGAATTGAAGTCTTTTGCAAAAAGAGTGAAGAACTTCAAATATACAGAATCAGCCCTTATAACTTTTTTACTAACTGGATTAATCGAACTGACAGGAGTTTCGTTTAATCTTTTTTCGGCTGAAAATGAAATCCAAGCACAGACAAAGGCGATTAATACGTCAATAACAAGCATAAAAAGTGATTTTAGGTTTGCAAGGCATGAAAATAACAAATTGCTTAAAAAGACAAACTTAGAATTAGTTAAGTTAATGGAGCAAGGAGATCATGTTGTAAAAAGCCCATGGAGCAGCTGGCAATACGGAATAAACGGTTTCTACAACAGCTGGCAAGGTTCATACAAAGGCCGTGGAGACAAAACCGCCGACTACAAATACGAACGTGACAAAACAATGAGCAAAACCAAATACGAAGCATATCCTCACACTCTTTACGGAAATACAACAGAACTAGGATTAAAGCAAGAGCCAAATGCCTCAATCCCAGTATCAGCAACACTTAATCCGTTGATACCAAAAGTAAAGCATGCTAATGTATCAATGGCAGTGGATATAAGTGAGTTGCCTTCATTTAATCCAAGAACGGTTACACCTCCAACAGCTCCGACTATTTCACCTATGAAAGGAATTAATACACCGAGTTTTTCAATGAAATCAAGTTCACTTTCAAACTGGGGAGAATCACACTTTGATAATGCTAATACTGCTAGTAATGGTGTAATAGAATCAGTTGCTATATTGGGTGGAGATTTTAATGTTGAAAGATTAGATCCAGGTTCAGCAAGTAGATGGAAATATAATTATACTGGCTATAGAGTAAAAAATGCATTTAATACAGGTAATATGACATCAGATTACATTATAAGTGGGATTACCAATATTCTTACTCCTAATTCAGAAATTACTGTACCAAGTAGAACTGTTGCCGCTTCTAATTCTAAATCTGGATTTTTAAGAATGACTAATGATAGTCCAGTTAGTCAAGGTTCAACACTATTAAATCAAGCTACATTTACATATACGAATAGCTCTGGAGGAAATTATGTCAGAGAACTAGCTCATTTAGATATGCATGGAAGTAATTCTTTTTCAACAGAAAGAGGGAAATTATTAGCAATTACAGGATTAAAAGCCTCGGTAGTCCCTAATTTTGATGATGTGAGTACAATTGCTCAGAATACAACTGGTTCAACAAAATCACAAACATTTATTAATGCTGGAAAAATAATAATAAAAGGAGATCAGGCCTCTTTTACAAATAGTTATGATCATGATTGGGATGATCAAAATAGAGTTGCTAGTGTAATAAATACAGAAGATGGAGAAGTATCAGTTAGTCCTTTAGATCCAAATAATAAAGGTTCTGCAGTTTTTATAGTTTCACCTGAAATAGATAAAGCTGGAAATCCTCAAATTTTTTATAATGCTGGGAAAATAAATTTATACAGTAAAAAATCGGCAATTTTCTTTTTGAATCCAAATGGAGATGTCAGATGGAATCATGATGGAAGTTTTCATGAACGTAATTATGAAAATAATAGATTGGGATTACCAGATAATGATCAAGATGATCCAAGAGAAATAACTATAGTAAACAGAGCAAGAGGAAATAATAAAATAATTTCATATGGTGATGGAAATGTTGGAATATATCTAAAAACAAGTAAATATATTAAAGTTACAAATCTTGATTTTAGAACACAAAATTTAACAGATTATGTGACTAAAAATGGGACTTGGGCACCTATGATTATGTATGGAGATAATAATATAGGATTATATGCTCCTAAAGATACAGAATCTCAATTATTTGTTGGTGACCCAGGACCAATAATAGGTAATTTTGCTGTTAGCATAGGAGATTCTAATGGAAATTATTTTTTGAATAATAATGATGATGCTTACATTGATAGTTCGTATGGAATTTTTTCATCTGTTAATATTGATTTGTCAAATGATGTAAAAGATATAAAAAGTGGACATCAAATAACTATAAATAAAAATTCTAAAAATGGTATCGGAGTTTTAACAAGTAATAATGCTGAAATTAAACTTGGAGCAGGGAAAATTGAATTAAATGGTGGATTTGATAATACTGGAATAGTTATTGGTGGAAGTAAAGCATCTTCAGGTGATGTTAAAGATACAGATGGTTCTGTAATAGGAGATGTTATATCGATTAACGGAATTTCAAATGCTGATAGAGGAAACAGAGCTATTTATGCTTGGGATGGAAATAATAGAGGAAACAGTGTTGAAGTAAATGCTATAAAATCTGAAAACACAATTAATTCAATAGCAATCGTAGCAGAAAAAAATGCAAAAATTACTGTTAATGGTACAGCTTCTTCAAATCCTTCAATAATTGGAACAACTGATGGAACAGGTTTTGAATATGGAGTTAAGATTAATGATTCAAAATATGTATATGACCCAAATCGTGTAGTTTCAGCAACTGATGCAACTTCTACCGATAATGTTGGAGCTGCTTATGCTAATAATGAAGCTGTGATAACAATTAATAGAACTTCTGTTCCATCAGTAGCAAATGGTCCAAATATTTCTATAGAAGGTGGAATTGATACCTATGCTAAGAAAATTATAGGATTTGGGTTATTTGCTGATAATAAAGCTAAAATAAATGCTCAAAATAACTGGATAAAAGTTACTAATGGAGCAACTAATGTGGCATCATTAAGTAATGCAGAGATTGACTTGAAAGGTGCGACTGTTGAATATAAAGGTGAAGGATATGCACTTTATACCAATACTACAAGTAAAAACTCTGGTGCTATTAATATGAGTGATGCTAAATTAGTATTGGATGGAAAAGCTGTTGGATATGTGCATTATCAAGATCAACCTAATATGATAACAGTTAATCCTAATACAAGTATTGATATACTTGATGATGATGTAATAGTTGCAGATTTAAGAAAAACATCAGGTCAGGTTACTGTAAATGTTGAAAATAAAGCCACTCCTGATAGATTAAGAGACCAATTGATTGGTGGAGTTGGAAGTGTTGGAAGTACAAATGGAAAAACTAGATATAAATATGCAGTTGTGGATAATGCTCAAATTAACATAAAATCAGCTGTTGATAAGGCTGATAATTCAGGTACTGATACAGATAGTGAAGTATTTGCTAAAAGATTCCTGTATCAAAACTCTAAGATTGATGTAACTACAGCAGGTTCTGTTAAGGCTGAACTGGATGATACGCAAATGAAGGCGATAGATGTTAATCTTAAAACTCCTGTTGGTCTTGCAGTAACGGCAAGTGCACAGACAAAGGATAATGATACAACAGGAATTAGCAATAGTGGTACGGTATCGACTGATAAAACGGTTGGATCTGATAGAGGTGGAATTGGTCTGTATGTAGATTATGGATATATTAATAATAATGCTGCAGGAACTGTAAATGTTGAAAAAGGGACAGTAAATAATCCAAATGACAAGGCTATTGGGATATTTGGAACAAATAGCACGAAGATAGTTAATGATGGAAAGGTAAATGCTGGAGGTAAAAAATCAATTGGTATTTTAGGACTTTCTTATAGAATTGACTCGAAAACAGGACTTGCGATAAATCCGGCGGATGAAACATATTATAGTAATGTGATTACAAATAACGGAACTAAATTTGGAACTGTAAATGTTGAAAATGGTGCAACTGGTAAAATTACCATGGATAATGATGGGGCAGTTGGGATATTTGTAAAAAATAATAGTATTGATAAAAATAGCTTTGGAAATTATGTTGTAACAAATCCTTCTGATATAAGAACTAAAAATGATACACGTGGTGTAAATAAAGGTGAAATTACAATTAATGGAAGTAACAGTTCAGTAGGAATAGGAGCCAATAACGGTATAATTACAAATGCTAGCAGCGGTAAGATTAATGTTAATGGTACTAAGTCGGCAGGAATGTATGGAACGAATGATTCTGATTTGATAAATAACGGAGAAATTAATGTTGCGGCGACTTCTGCTGGAAATGAATCTATTGGAATGTATATTGATGATCAGGTTTCAACTATTGCAAATACTGGAAAGATTAATGTTGGAAAATCTTCTTATGGAATTTACGGAAAAGATGTCAATATGACTGCTGGTGAGATTAATGTGGCTGATGACGGGGTTGGAGTTTATTCGACAGGTCCAAGTGTAAACCTTTCAGGTGGAAAGATTGATGTGGCAAATAATAACTCTGTTGGGGTCTATATTGCAGATGACAGCAAGAATCCGCAAGCGACAACAGTTACATCATCTGTTGACATGAAGGTTGGAGATACAGATTCATTTGGATATTTAATAACAGCTTCAAAGGCTAAAACAGACTTAACAATAAATTCAACAGCAAATTCTATTCACGTTGGAGAAAAATCAGTATATGTTTATTCTGGAGCGCCACAAAGCCTAGGCGGAAAGGTTATAAATAAATCTGATATTGTAATGGATAAGAATAATGGATATGGAATTTATTCTTCACAGGATGCAGAAAATTATGGAAGCATTGATTTGAGAGCAGGTATTGGAAATATTGGGATTTATTCTACACAGGGAAACGGTAAGAATTTTGGAGTAATTGCAGTAGGTTCAAGTAATGTAACCAGTAAGCAATATGGAATTGGAATGGCAACTGGATATTACAATGAAATTACAAAGGTTTCAACAAATGAAGGAACAATAGAAAATTATGGAACAATCAATGTTTCAGATGATAATAGTGTTGGAATATATGCAGTTGGATCTGGTTCAAAGGCAATTAATAAAGGAACTATTAACTTGAGCGGAAATAATACGACTGGAATGTATATTGACAGATATGCAACTGGGGAAAATTACGGAACTATTCAAACAACACCGACTACAAATGGAACGGGAATAAAGGGAGTTGTTGTAGCAAATGGAGGAGTAATTAAAAACTATGGAACAATAAATATTGTTGGAAGTAAAAATATTGGAGTGTACGCATTCAGAGGAGATGTAACAGATTCAAGTTATGTGCCTTATGAAGCACATGGAACAGGAAATGTTTCAACAAGACCATATTTAGAAGGAACAGCAACTGACCAAAAAGTAACGGGAAAAGCAATAGTAAAAGTTCCACCTGCATCACTGCCTAGCTCAGTTTCAATTTCAATAGATGGTGTAGATGTTGCACCAGTAAAAGTTGATACAAATATAGCTTCACCGGAAGCTCCAGAAGTATTGATAACTGACTTGTCTGGAGTAACAAAATTAAATCTGGAAACAGAAAAGATGGATCATAATCACACACATTCAAATGGGGAAATATCAACTATTGGAATGTATGTGGATACATCAGGAATAAATTATACAAATCCTATTCAAGGATTAAATAATTTATCTGGATTGACAGATGTTGACTTAATAATGGGTACAGAAGTTACTAAATATTTAAATGCAAAAGCGATTCAAATTGGAGATAATATTTTGAAACCATATAATAATGCATTGGCAAGCGTTGTATCAACAGGAGTTACATTAAATGTAAATTCGGCAAGCTTGACTTGGATAGCACAACCAGTAGAATCTGGAAATATAGCGGCACCGATAAAAACAGTATATATGGTAAAAATACCGTATACGGATTTTGCAAGTAAAAATGATGTTGATACAGAACACTTCCTTGATGGGCTTGAACAAAGATACGGAGTTGAAGGTATTCATTCGAGGGAAAAACAAATTTTCAATAAGTTAAATGACTTGGGAAAAGGAGAACCACACATATTTGCACAGGCTGTAAATGAAATGAAAGGTTATGAATACTCAAATACTCAGCAAAGAATAAACGCAACTGGAAATGCATTAGACAAGGAATTCAAATATTTATGGAAGGACTGGAGAAATCCATCTAAGCAAAACAACAAGATAAAAGTATTTGGAATGAAGGATGAGTACAAGACTAACACAGCTGGAGTAATAGATTATGATAGCAACGCTTGGGGAGTTGCTTATGTTCACGAAGATGAAAAAGTTCAAATAGGTAAATCAATCGGATGGTATGCAGGAGCAGTTACAAATAGATTTAAATTTAAAGATCTAGGAAAATCAAGAGAAGATGAGACAATGGTTAAACTTGGAATTTTTAAAACAATGTCACCAAGAAAAGACTATAATGGAGCACTGCAATGGACAATCGCAGGAGATATTTTTGGTGGAATTAACAACATGTACCGTAAATACTGGGTTGTAGATGATACATTTGAAGCAAAATCTACATATAATTCTTATGGAGCGGCTTTAAAAAATGAGTTGGGATATGACATAAGAATGAGTGAAAGAACACATTTACGTCCTTACGGAGCATTAAAGATGGAATACGGAAGATTTAACGAGATAAAGGAAAACTCTGGACAAATGCGGCTAGAAGTTAAAGGAAACGACTACTTCTCAGTAAAACCTGAAGCAGGACTAGAATTTAAATATATTCAGCCATTGGCAGTAAGAACTCAGTTATCAATAGGATTGACAGCAGCTTATGAAAATGAGATTAGTAAATTGAATAAGTTGAATCAAGCAAGAGTAAGATATACAACAGCTGACTGGTATAATTTGAGAAATGAAAAGGAAAATAGAAGAGAAAATGGTAAATTCGATCTTAACATTGGTGTAGATAACACAAGATTTGGTATGACAGTAAATGCCGGATATGACACTAAAGGAAATAATGTTAGAGGAGGAATCGGATTTAGGGCTATTTACTGA
- a CDS encoding bifunctional folylpolyglutamate synthase/dihydrofolate synthase → MKKDKIKINEILEKIFNMRTINKRITKKSLNQNNEKLKKIYELLGKPCENKKIIHIAGTNGKGSTATFLENIFFAAGYSVAKFTSPHILRFNERILVNKEMILDEDVVKYCEAVMNVLKENGLQINFFEIATFVALLYFKEKNPDFIFLETGLGGRYDATNIVKSTIAAITNVSFDHVALLGNSLYEIADRKAGIIKNRQLCIYAQNLTELEEAVKRETDNSVNVLEKYKGFQAELDNQNYKTIVKIVENKNSKESGNIKKSENIEKINNNKNNLKKTFILPLFGKFQANNFLIAYEIAKIYGINDKIIQKGLDEISLAGRFEIFSKNPATILDVAHNDDSVKVLTENLNELFKDDEVIFVLSVLGTKDIANIFKRILEKNYKIFITSLKEVIYGLSAEEIKKNLEDSNISTKNIIFEDDILQAYNQAKKMILKNDNSYKVIVVCGSFYEIAKFKKLFL, encoded by the coding sequence ATGAAAAAAGATAAAATAAAAATAAATGAAATTTTAGAAAAAATTTTTAATATGAGAACAATTAATAAGAGAATAACAAAGAAATCTTTAAATCAGAATAACGAAAAGCTGAAAAAAATTTATGAATTATTGGGAAAACCTTGTGAAAATAAGAAAATTATTCATATTGCAGGGACAAATGGAAAAGGATCGACAGCGACATTTTTGGAAAATATTTTTTTTGCAGCTGGATATTCGGTTGCTAAATTTACTTCACCGCATATTTTACGATTTAATGAAAGAATTTTGGTAAATAAAGAGATGATTTTAGATGAAGATGTTGTAAAATATTGTGAAGCTGTTATGAATGTTCTGAAAGAAAATGGATTGCAGATAAATTTTTTTGAAATAGCAACTTTTGTAGCCTTACTTTATTTTAAAGAAAAAAATCCTGATTTTATATTTTTAGAAACAGGGCTAGGCGGAAGATACGATGCCACAAACATTGTAAAGTCAACAATAGCAGCTATAACAAATGTAAGTTTTGATCATGTCGCCCTTTTGGGAAATTCGCTTTATGAAATTGCAGATAGAAAAGCTGGGATTATAAAAAATAGGCAGCTTTGTATTTATGCTCAAAATTTGACTGAACTGGAAGAGGCTGTGAAAAGAGAAACAGATAATTCGGTAAATGTTTTGGAAAAATATAAAGGTTTTCAAGCTGAATTGGATAATCAAAATTATAAGACAATTGTGAAAATTGTTGAAAATAAAAATTCCAAAGAATCTGGAAATATTAAAAAGTCTGAAAACATTGAAAAAATTAATAATAATAAAAATAACTTGAAAAAAACATTTATTCTGCCACTTTTTGGAAAATTTCAAGCAAATAATTTTTTAATTGCCTATGAGATTGCAAAAATTTATGGAATTAATGATAAAATTATTCAAAAGGGGCTTGATGAAATTTCATTGGCTGGACGGTTTGAGATTTTTTCAAAAAATCCTGCAACAATTTTAGATGTTGCTCATAATGATGATTCTGTAAAAGTTTTGACGGAAAATTTGAACGAACTTTTTAAAGATGATGAAGTGATTTTTGTTCTTTCAGTACTCGGAACAAAGGATATTGCAAATATTTTTAAAAGAATCTTGGAAAAAAATTATAAAATTTTCATAACTTCCCTAAAAGAAGTTATTTATGGGCTATCTGCCGAAGAAATAAAGAAAAATCTGGAAGATTCAAATATTTCTACAAAAAATATTATTTTTGAAGATGATATTTTACAGGCTTATAATCAGGCAAAGAAAATGATTTTAAAAAATGATAATTCGTATAAGGTGATTGTAGTTTGCGGATCTTTTTATGAGATTGCGAAGTTTAAGAAATTGTTTTTGTAA
- a CDS encoding DKNYY domain-containing protein: MKNKIFKVLIIAILSANVVYAESSRKIRISDVPMSKIEEDYKKLGDREDLFIKDKNGVYKYSYGDTVQKLNGIDPKTVEVFNKFYLKDKNGVYYLDKNKIKILNLEGMDLKTLEVVDNSYLKDKNSVYLVQENKLKRLEKIDPNTFKNVGGNYVKDKNGVYKYYFTYITINDKELKKEPNFDAKTFEIVDPDGRYVKDKNNVYCDGEIINGADPATFEMLKKGNINYTKDKNNIYYWKTKIEGVDRDTFKIMENPNFSKDKNNIYFLGEKTESESYPPEYEKKGNDVYYKNKKLKDIDANTFETMISFFGFKDKNGYYVLDRDGSVVKINDKEVKIKNLAKSSFNSNFFYDGKNLYFIKNHKFEKIKKAPKTDGISEISDRYVEIGKVYYLDYDKGELIKLEKNDGRGVFFALGEDYGKDFNLNAEGVETTRRYIYFKGRILKNADYDSFGIKYNDQKNVFEIRDKNRVYETLKNE, translated from the coding sequence ATGAAAAATAAAATTTTTAAAGTACTTATAATCGCAATTTTATCAGCAAATGTAGTTTATGCAGAAAGTTCAAGAAAGATAAGAATTAGTGATGTTCCAATGAGTAAAATAGAAGAAGATTATAAGAAATTAGGTGATCGTGAAGATCTATTTATTAAAGATAAAAATGGGGTTTATAAATATTCTTATGGTGATACGGTACAAAAGCTTAATGGGATAGATCCTAAAACTGTTGAAGTTTTTAATAAATTTTATTTGAAGGATAAAAATGGAGTTTATTATTTGGATAAAAATAAAATAAAAATTTTAAATTTAGAAGGAATGGATTTAAAAACTCTTGAAGTAGTTGACAATTCTTATTTAAAAGATAAAAATAGTGTTTATTTAGTTCAAGAAAATAAGTTAAAAAGATTGGAAAAAATAGATCCAAATACTTTTAAAAATGTTGGCGGCAATTATGTAAAAGATAAAAATGGAGTTTATAAATATTATTTTACTTATATCACTATTAACGATAAAGAGTTAAAAAAAGAGCCAAATTTTGATGCTAAAACATTTGAGATAGTTGATCCAGATGGACGCTATGTAAAGGATAAAAATAATGTTTATTGTGATGGAGAAATAATAAATGGTGCAGATCCGGCGACATTTGAAATGTTAAAAAAAGGGAATATAAATTATACGAAGGATAAAAATAATATCTATTATTGGAAAACTAAAATAGAAGGTGTAGACAGAGATACATTTAAAATAATGGAAAATCCTAACTTTTCAAAAGATAAAAATAATATTTATTTTTTAGGTGAAAAAACAGAGTCTGAATCTTATCCACCTGAATATGAAAAAAAAGGAAATGATGTTTATTATAAAAATAAAAAATTAAAAGATATAGATGCCAATACATTTGAAACAATGATTTCGTTTTTTGGTTTTAAGGATAAAAATGGATATTATGTTTTAGACAGGGATGGAAGTGTAGTAAAAATAAATGATAAGGAAGTGAAAATTAAAAATCTTGCTAAAAGTTCTTTTAATAGCAATTTTTTTTACGATGGTAAAAACTTATACTTCATAAAAAATCATAAATTTGAAAAAATAAAAAAAGCACCTAAAACTGATGGAATAAGTGAAATAAGTGATAGATATGTAGAAATTGGAAAAGTTTACTATTTAGATTATGATAAAGGTGAATTGATAAAATTAGAAAAAAATGATGGACGTGGAGTTTTTTTTGCTCTTGGTGAAGATTATGGAAAAGATTTTAATTTGAATGCGGAAGGTGTAGAAACTACTAGAAGATATATCTATTTTAAAGGTAGAATCTTGAAAAATGCTGATTACGACAGCTTTGGAATAAAATATAATGATCAAAAAAATGTATTTGAAATAAGAGATAAAAATAGAGTTTATGAAACATTGAAAAATGAATAA
- a CDS encoding DUF2278 family protein, producing the protein MEKYVMFRGKVVDKWYDFDKRAHYHIVAVDKNGKKYDLAVNIGSIYEKKNEIISSNLKVYYRKNYFCEGSVISKMLLQKSGITECDRDLCLDYVRMKLFPHNKMIQMKGFDEEHIYLTGIIEKYVEKAKNNENYEVFAFGRLYANGKGLHDIHLNQGSINKFRKNDARYSDGGLFFRNRQSNRIIAIFIAFVTQSLDESL; encoded by the coding sequence ATGGAAAAATATGTTATGTTCAGAGGAAAAGTTGTAGATAAGTGGTATGATTTTGACAAAAGAGCTCATTATCATATTGTGGCTGTGGATAAAAATGGGAAAAAGTATGATTTGGCAGTTAATATCGGGAGTATTTATGAGAAAAAAAATGAAATTATTTCTTCAAATTTGAAGGTTTATTACAGGAAAAATTATTTTTGTGAAGGAAGTGTAATTTCTAAAATGTTATTACAAAAATCTGGAATTACAGAATGTGATAGAGATTTATGTTTAGATTATGTTAGAATGAAATTATTTCCGCATAATAAAATGATACAGATGAAAGGATTTGATGAAGAGCACATATATTTAACAGGAATTATTGAAAAATATGTGGAAAAGGCTAAGAATAATGAGAATTATGAAGTATTTGCATTTGGGAGACTTTATGCTAATGGAAAAGGATTGCATGATATTCATTTAAATCAGGGGAGTATAAATAAATTTAGAAAAAATGATGCTAGGTATTCTGATGGAGGATTATTTTTTAGAAATAGACAAAGTAATAGGATTATAGCCATATTTATTGCATTTGTTACTCAAAGTTTAGATGAAAGCTTGTAA